The following are encoded together in the Pan troglodytes isolate AG18354 chromosome 6, NHGRI_mPanTro3-v2.0_pri, whole genome shotgun sequence genome:
- the CHN2 gene encoding beta-chimaerin isoform X5, whose protein sequence is MISSLVRRAALTHNDNHFNYEKTHNFKVHTFRGPHWCEYCANFMWGLIAQGVRCSDCGLNVHKQCSKHVPNDCQPDLKRIKKVYCCDLTTLVKAHNTQRPMVVDICIREIEARGLKSEGLYRVSGFTEHIEDVKMAFDRDGEKADISANVYPDINIITGALKLYFRDLPIPVITYDTYSKFIDAAKISNADERLEAVHEVLMLLPPAHYETLRYLMIHLKKVTMNEKDNFMNAENLGIVFGPTLMRPPEDSTLTTLHDMRYQKLIVQILIENEDVLF, encoded by the exons GTCCACACGTTCCGAGGCCCACATTGGTGTGAATATTGTGCCAATTTCATGTGGGGGCTCATCGCCCAAGGGGTCCGGTGCTCAG ACTGTGGATTGAACGTACACAAACAGTGTTCCAAGCACGTTCCCAATGACTGCCAACCTGATCTCAAGAGGATCAAGAAAGTGTACTGTTGTGACCTCACAACACTTGTGAAGGCTCACAACACTCAGAGACCCATGGTGGTAGACATATGCATTCGGGAAATTGAAGCAAGAG GATTAAAATCAGAAGGCCTTTATAGAGTCTCTGGGTTCACTGAACACATTGAAGATGTCAAAATGGCATTTGACAGAG ATGGTGAAAAGGCCGATATATCTGCCAATGTCTATCCAGACATAAACATCATCACTGGAGCCCTTAAACTGTATTTCAGAGACTTACCCATCCCTGTCATCACATATGATACCTATTCCAAATTTATAGATGCAGCAA AAATCTCCAATGCAGATGAGAGGCTGGAAGCCGTCCATGAAGTGCTGATGCTGCTGCCTCCTGCCCACTATGAAACCCTCCGGTACCTAATGATCCACCTCAAAAA ggTTACTATGAATGAAAAAGACAATTTCATGAATGCAGAAAATCTGGGGATCGTGTTTGGGCCCACTCTGATGAGGCCCCCTGAGGACAGCACCCTTACCACCCTGCATGATATGCGGTACCAAAAGCTGATTGTGCAGATTTTAATAGAAAACGAAGACGTTTTATTCTAA